TGATGAAAGCCACAAATTAACATTTAGCCCTAATGTAGGGCTTCCCGGTCGAATTTGGGTTTCTAAACAACCCGAGTGGCTTTTTGATGTGTCTGAAGACGAGGATAATCTCTTTTACCACCGTAATCTTGCCGATCAAGTCGGTCTCAAAGCGGCTTTTGGCGTTCCTATTCTTTTTAAGGAAGAGTTTCTGGCAATTCTCGTCTTTCTTTCAAAAAATGCCATAACTCCGCAACCAAGAGTTCTGGAGTTAGTCACTGCGATCGCATCTCAAATTGGGTCATTAATTCAAAGTAAAAAATCTGAGGTTGCACTATACCAAGCCAATCACGAACTAGAACGTTTGATCAATTTAGACGGATTAACTCAAGTTGCCAATCGCCGACGCTTCGACCAAGTTTTAGAATTTGAGTGGTCTAGGCTGCGCCGGGAGCAACTGCCATTATCCCTCATTCTCTGCGATGTAGATTATTTTAAACGCTACAACGACACCTACGGTCACATTGCAGGAGACGTTTGCTTGCAGAAGATTGCCCAAGCGATCGACAATTCTGTTAAGCGTCCCGCCGATTTAGTTGCTCGCTACGGGGGTGAAGAATTTGCCGTTCTTCTACCCAATACAACTCTTGAAGGAGCAATGAAAGTGGCAGAGTTGATTCAGCAACAAATACAAGAACTTTACCTGCTTCATGTTGAATCATATATCAGTCAGTATGTCACATTAAGTCTGGGAATCAGTACTTTGGTTCCCACTCATGAAGAATCAAAGGAAATGTTAATTAGAGTCGCAGATCGAGCACTTTATGAAGCTAAAAAACGGGGTCGCAATTGTATTGTTGCAGAATCAGTGACCAGTGACCAGTGACCAGTGACCAGTGACCAGTGACCAGTGACCAGGTAGAACCTGGGAACGAGAACCGAGCGGAGACACTAAGGCATTGTCCACCCTACACTTTTCCAAGTGTTAAAACTTGCGTTGCTGTAATCTCTAAGCTGGGAAAAGCCACTGATATAATGCGTTCGCGAAGCGGCTGCTTTGCAGCATCG
This genomic interval from Scytonema hofmannii PCC 7110 contains the following:
- a CDS encoding diguanylate cyclase domain-containing protein, with amino-acid sequence MNFASSQKSKATILVVDDTPANLRLLVNVLQQNGYKVRPVPDGNLALQVVQTSPPDLILLDILMPDLSGYEVCQKLKADPNTKDIPIIFLSALSEGLDKAKAFHLGGADYITKPFQVEEVLARIANQLALRSLQIQLQQTNQELCQQNAQLQLLLTATEEISSATSIDSALSNVLALICQTIGWDLGEAWIVNSEGTALECSQGWYASDPELSKFRDESHKLTFSPNVGLPGRIWVSKQPEWLFDVSEDEDNLFYHRNLADQVGLKAAFGVPILFKEEFLAILVFLSKNAITPQPRVLELVTAIASQIGSLIQSKKSEVALYQANHELERLINLDGLTQVANRRRFDQVLEFEWSRLRREQLPLSLILCDVDYFKRYNDTYGHIAGDVCLQKIAQAIDNSVKRPADLVARYGGEEFAVLLPNTTLEGAMKVAELIQQQIQELYLLHVESYISQYVTLSLGISTLVPTHEESKEMLIRVADRALYEAKKRGRNCIVAESVTSDQ